attatatttaaaaaaatatttttaaataaaaatttaatttaggagAACCAGATTGGGCTTGGATTGAtctttgagtaaaaaaataaactctTTTTTAGACCAGACTGGACTCAACTTGAAAAGTTGATAAAAATACTTTGCCTGACCCAACCCCTCCTCAAGTGAAGCCTCAAAACAGGAAAAAGACTTCACtaacacaattcattcataacCCCCGCCAGTCAAAACAGTTCTAAAGGTTTTTAAGAAGGCAGGCTGGCAGCATTATAATCTTAAAGATTCTCAAGTCCACAATTTTTTCTCTCTCGTTTCTACCTCTCCAGTTCTACCCACTCTGCTCCGTTTGGTATTTCTTTTACTATATTTGCATTGGCTTTGCAAGTGCatgctttttattatttattgaattttattgatgatttacGCCCTAAAAATTGGTGTGTTTTGAATGAACAATTCATAGATTTTAAACGTTGGTGGTGAAAATGTCGGAGAAGGGTGGCAGAATGTTCTCCTTGCCCACCAAAACAACACCCAAATCTTCTCTCAAATCCACCGCTGGTTTGACTCTCTTCCCTTTGATTCATGATTCGTTATTTTTTTGCGCTTCTTAGTATATTGTGTTCAATCCCCTTGCCTCTTctatcttcatttttttttatttagttgttAATTGCTCTCATGGTGTAAAACCCTCTACTTGTATAACTACTTAATAATAATTAGCCATGGCCATAACAAAGACAAAATTTGCTAAATACCCCTTCTTCCTTgtagttatttatttatccatATCATCATTCAGTTCATTCAACATACATTAGAACAAATTTGATATCACTTAACGCATTAAACATGCATGCACTCTTTGCTCtgtaaatattttgttattctttAACACCCTTTTCCGTGGCTTCATTAACATTGAAAGGAAAAGATGATAATTCAGCAAAATCAAAGAGGGGAAGGAAAGTTCAGTTTGGAACTGAAGGTCAAttgtttttcttccttttccttttgttctctgccttttgatttttatatttctgtGAATATCATCCTTACAGATCCTACTCTGTCtgtatttttccttcttttaggTTCACCTGATGTTAATTTCTCATCGCCAAAATCTGATGGCAAGTTTGCAACCCCTTTTGGTAAAGGTACTATCCCCTCCTCACTTCTTCGTGCTTTCAGTAAAGGGATTATCTTTACTTTTTTTCCCCTAAGGTATTGCCTGTTTTCATTGACACTGCGTAAAATATAATGTACAAGGTGGAAAAGGAGAAAAGGCAGCGAATGGTGGAAAGACTCATGTGGCCAAAGAATCACAGTCATTGGAGCTCAGAGTTGAACAGGGTTTTTACTTGCCTTAACTACCATACATGTTTGTTTCAATGATTTGTTACTCTTTGTTTACCAAGTTAGTTCTTTGTCAAGCCTGCATTTAGGttgtatttatactttttttctttatttgaatgattaacAGTATTTCACTTGTAGGACgtgaaaacaataaaagatgGCATCTTTGCtaagaattttaattagattGCTTATTGTAATGAGTGTGCACACCCTGGCATCAATTtataaatagtaatatttttctttcaaagaagtagaaataatttgttttcaaGGGAGTATCACTTTTTATCGTAAGCATTTATGCTGTTAAACTGCCAAAGGAACATAAATTTCCTTTCTAGGTATCTTATTGTGCACTTCCgtttcccaatttttttttggtgaattacaataacAGGGCAAAGCCCGAACAACCAACGCGACTAGCGCGACTCGAACCCAGGCCACACTTGGGGCGGTCCATCAGGCCTTCTAATGGGATTCTCCTTTTCCCAATTTTTGATATTCTTATTAGATCAATTACTTTCCTTGGTCTAATTTGGCATTAATGTATGTTACATACTGGTTTTCATTTGGCAcctggattttacttttatttatttattttctgattGGTTGTTTAACTCTGTTGTCGTTCCTCTTCTGTTGGCCTCGTTACTTCTTTTATTGTCTTTTATCATGTGCTTTATGGATAGAGTGTCTTGGGTTTTTAgattcttctctcttttttcaaaTAGTCTTGGTTTTAAGCTTCATCTTTTCTAAAATTAGTATTGGTTTTAAGATCTGTGTCTGAAGCTTTGCTTAAGCTGGAAAGGTCATTGCCATTATTTGCAGAACTTCCAGAAAATGTTAAATGCCTTATGGACTGTGAGGCTGCCAGTATCTTAGAAGGCATTCAGGATCAAATGGTTATACTCTCCAGCGATCCAACTATTAAGCTCCCTGAGTAAGAACTTGCTTAGAATCTTTGATCTTGTGTGGAAGGGTTCATCAAATTGCTCTAACCCATCATCCTTTTCAGATCATTTGGTTCAGGACTGCAGTATGCCAAGACTGGTAGCTATTATACCAATCCCCAGTCTGTTAGAAAAGTTCTTCAGTATCCTTGATTTTCTGTTTTCCATGGCACTTATATAATggataattttcttttcattctttgcTTTATGCGACATCCAATCTTTTTGTGCTTCATCTCCTGTTGAACCATTAACTCAAATCTCAGATCTCTTACAAAATATGGTGTCTCTAACAGTGAGGTATCATGTCTTAACCTGAGTGCTTAATTTGAAACAATCAAGCTGCTGTCTCAGTTCCAAAATGTTGTTGCAGATTTGTGTGATTGCCAATACTTGTCCAGAAACTGTTGATGAAGTTTTTGCTCTTGTCCGATCCTTGGAGGTATGACCCATATGGGTATTTTCTTAAATCTGATATATGAAGAATAGGAGAGTAGGAGCTTTATTGTAAAATGAAGCAAAGATACTAGTTTGACATTTTTATTGTGTGATTTAGGCTAAGAGAAGCAAACTCACTGGACCACTTAAAGATGTATTGGAAGAGCTAGCTAAACTTAAAACATCAACCTAATGGCATGTGGGGATGCTCTGGTAAGATGGCTTTTACTAGGATGTTACTGCTGTAGGTTCTAGCCTTCTAGGTTGTGATTATTGTTTGGATTCGATAAACCAAGTGTGTGTAGGTTACTTGACTGTTGGAGGCAGGTTACTTGACTGTTAAGAGGCAGGAgatgtgcttttttttttttttgtggggAAGCCTTGTTGGAACTGGTTTGAAAGAAATTTCCTCCTCTCTTAATTGGTGGTTGTACCCTTTCCATTTTAATAACCAGAGATTAACTAGACCTTGTGCAGCACGAATTGTTAACTGTTGGAATATAATTATCTTATGATGTGAATTTGTAGTCGAATATAGATATTGTATCTGTAGCAGCATTGTTTGATGGGACTGCaggattttataatttttggaatATTATATCTTATTATGTGAATTCGTGGTCGAATATTGGTATTGCATTTGGAGCAGCATTGTTTGATGGTGATTATTGTTGCATGACTGGTTTGCTACTATTAAGAACTGAATCTCTCAGCAATCTCTTTCGATATGGAAAAATACGGTTGGATGAGTTGCTTTGCTTGCTAGTTGTGTAAGTAGGATCTAAATACTAGATGAACTCATCTTGGGGGTCTCTCTATGTCCATCCCACCATTTCTTAGGCTTAGGTGGTAATCATAGGGAGCCTTAAGAAGCTTGCTCTTTGATGTGCTTAATTGAAATAGTATGGTTAAGAAGAACATGGAGAGATGATTTAGTTTTGTGTTGTAttgatatgtaaaaataagtgGCATAAAAGAACATAGAAAGTTGATAATAACATCCTTATGAACAGGTGAATGTTGAAGATGTGTCGGTATAGGAATATGGTTGTGATGTAGCGGAGAAATTGGTGGAGTTTGTTTGTGTTGCAGCTTGCAAGATGGAAAATGGTAATATGCTTATGGTGTATGTCTGTTAGATAGAGATGTTTTGAGATAGAGATATATGTTtatggaaaaaataattaatgtatcaaggaccaaaaaagaaagaaggaaaatttaGAGATAGATACAGTTACTGCTAGATGGATGGTCCCTCCACAATTGTAAGTAAGATAGACGTGGTCGGTCAGGATTATTTGTATTTGGACTCCATAGCGTAATGGTTCTAATTTCTGAAGACATTGTGGTTCTAATTTTTAAGAGATGTTTGGTATAGTTATATTCTAATTtctcatgttatttttataggccataaaatgaacattaaaaatataaaagaagtcATAAGGATAAAGACTAGTTATCGGCAGCATTCTTTTCCCAAATTCTAACTCTTACAAGAATTAAAACGAGTAATTTGAACcttcaattatatttaatttagtgatggtgattcaaattaattataattattataaatgtcACATGtctaattacaattaattatcaaatcCAAGTATTCATTGAGTTTTCTAAATatacctttttaatttatttgaaattaactttttaatttttttacaattataaaggaaaataaatgttCGCCGCCTTAGTTTAAGTTGCAGTTGCGTtataatttgtgaattaatataaata
This genomic stretch from Gossypium raimondii isolate GPD5lz chromosome 6, ASM2569854v1, whole genome shotgun sequence harbors:
- the LOC105774056 gene encoding DNA-directed RNA polymerases IV and V subunit 4 encodes the protein MSEKGGRMFSLPTKTTPKSSLKSTAGKDDNSAKSKRGRKVQFGTEGSPDVNFSSPKSDGKFATPFGKGGKGEKAANGGKTHVAKESQSLELRVEQELPENVKCLMDCEAASILEGIQDQMVILSSDPTIKLPESFGSGLQYAKTGSYYTNPQSVRKVLQSLTKYGVSNSEICVIANTCPETVDEVFALVRSLEAKRSKLTGPLKDVLEELAKLKTST